In a single window of the Nilaparvata lugens isolate BPH chromosome 1, ASM1435652v1, whole genome shotgun sequence genome:
- the LOC111055148 gene encoding uncharacterized protein LOC111055148 isoform X1 — MCDPYGQIFGVECGENVTSSSTTTESPLYMDFGNTVLWQLLLIAGGSLSIVIIFCCCVRFRIPRTKQEIEADYIRKKITRKFQKQLRMIQDTDMDEMDLKKALDRVRAEFKTDIESIAHTEGYSGGSLSSAAGVTRMAAAETAVTAAESAAEKAPVDQVATSSTPLQSQLEITVEEVDGNARRGLTARLAAIVVRSLTVFKSRAKIKEDEQSTAETPSNQL; from the exons ATGTGCGATCCATACGGCCAG ATTTTTGGTGTGGAATGCGGCGAAAAcgtaacttcatcatccaccaCAACGGAATCCCCTCTTTACATGGATTTTGGCAACACCGTGCTTTGGCAATTACTCCTCATAGCTGGAGGATCGCTGTCTATTG TAATCATATTCTGCTGTTGTGTCCGATTCCGTATCCCCCGGACCAAGCAGGAAATAGAAGCTGATTACATACGAAAGAAGATAACACGAAAGTTTCAGAAACAACTGCGAATGATACAAGATACAGACATGGATGAGATGGATTTGAAAAAAG CTTTGGATCGAGTTAGGGCAGAGTTCAAAACTGACATCGAGAGCATTGCTCACACAGAGGGATATTCAGGCGGCAGCCTGAGCTCAGCGGCTGGGGTGACGAGGATGGCTGCAGCTGAAACAGCTGTTACAGCTGCAGAAAGCGCAGCTGAAAAAGCGCCAGTTGATCAAGTAGCTACTTCCAGCACTCCACTCCAATCGCAATTAG aaataaCGGTTGAGGAAGTGGATGGGAACGCTAGAAGAGGATTGACAGCTAGACTTGCAGCTATTGTGGTTCGCAGCCTGACAGTATTCAAATCGCGTGCAAAGATCAAGGAGGATGAACAATCAACTGCCGAAACTCCTAGTAATCAACtttaa
- the LOC111055148 gene encoding uncharacterized protein LOC111055148 isoform X2, whose amino-acid sequence MCDPYGQIFGVECGENVTSSSTTTESPLYMDFGNTVLWQLLLIAGGSLSIVIIFCCCVRFRIPRTKQEIEADYIRKKITRKFQKQLRMIQDTDMDEMDLKKALDRVRAEFKTDIESIAHTEGYSGGSLSSAAGVTRMAAAETAVTAAESAAEKAPVDQVATSSTPLQSQLGTPIPSRAATEHGVG is encoded by the exons ATGTGCGATCCATACGGCCAG ATTTTTGGTGTGGAATGCGGCGAAAAcgtaacttcatcatccaccaCAACGGAATCCCCTCTTTACATGGATTTTGGCAACACCGTGCTTTGGCAATTACTCCTCATAGCTGGAGGATCGCTGTCTATTG TAATCATATTCTGCTGTTGTGTCCGATTCCGTATCCCCCGGACCAAGCAGGAAATAGAAGCTGATTACATACGAAAGAAGATAACACGAAAGTTTCAGAAACAACTGCGAATGATACAAGATACAGACATGGATGAGATGGATTTGAAAAAAG CTTTGGATCGAGTTAGGGCAGAGTTCAAAACTGACATCGAGAGCATTGCTCACACAGAGGGATATTCAGGCGGCAGCCTGAGCTCAGCGGCTGGGGTGACGAGGATGGCTGCAGCTGAAACAGCTGTTACAGCTGCAGAAAGCGCAGCTGAAAAAGCGCCAGTTGATCAAGTAGCTACTTCCAGCACTCCACTCCAATCGCAATTAGGTACTCCGATTCCTTCCAGGGCAGCTACAGAACATGGTGTAGGATAG
- the LOC111055150 gene encoding actin-related protein 2/3 complex subunit 2: protein MILLEINNRIIEETLTVKFKNAIAGLKPDSIDIVIADFDGVLFHLSNVGGDKTKIRVSVSLKFFKELQEHGADELLKKVYGPYMTEPENGYNVSLLLSLDNIPSDWEDLVKKIGLLKRNCFASVFEKYFDFQERGEEGHKRAVINYRNDETMYVEAKADRVTVVFSTIFKCEDDVIIGKVFMQEFKEGRRASHTAPQVLFSHREPPLELQNTDARVGENIGYITFVLFPRHTNRTARDNTIDLIHMFRDYLHYHIKCSKAYIHSRMRAKTSDFLKVLNRARPEPKNVEKKTITGRTFVRKE, encoded by the exons ATGATCTTACTCGAGATCAATAACAGGATAATAGAAGAAACGTTAACTGTTAAGTTCAAAAATGCTATTGCTGG GCTCAAACCAGATTCTATAGACATTGTAATAGCGGACTTTGATGGTGTATTATTCCATCTATCGAATGTTGGAGGCGATAAAACAAAGATCAGA GTTAGTGTCTCTTTGAAGTTCTTTAAGGAGTTACAAGAACATGGCGCCGATGAATTGCTCAAGAAGGTTTATGGACCTTACATGACTGAACCTGAAAATG GTTACAATGTCTCATTATTGTTAAGCTTAGATAATATACCCTCCGATTGGGAGGATTTAGTGAAGAAAATTGGACTTTTGAAAAGGAATTGTTTTGCTTCAGTTTTTGAGAAGTATTTCGATTTTCAAGAACGAGGGGAAGAAGGCCATAAAAGAGCAGTAATCAATTATAGGAACGATGAGACTAT GTATGTAGAAGCAAAAGCAGATCGAGTGACGGTAGTTTTCAGcacaatttttaaatgtgaagATGACGTAATCATAGGCAAAGTGTTCATGCAAGAGTTCAAAGAAGGCCGAAGGGCGAGCCACACTGCCCCGCAAGTTCTGTTCAGTCATCGAGAACCTCCGCTAGAACTCCAAAACACGGACGCCAGGGTTGGCGAAAATATAGGCTATATTACCTTTG TTTTATTTCCGCGACACACAAATCGAACGGCGCGCGATAACACAATCGATCTGATACACATGTTCAGAGACTATCTACACTATCACATCAAATGCTCCAAGGCCTACATCCATTCACGAATGCGAGCTAAGACGTCTGACTTTCTGAAAGTTCTCAACAGGGCGAGACCTGAAccgaaaaatgttgaaaaaaagaCTATAAC TGGGCGAACATTCGTGAGAAAAGAATGA